One Oryzomonas sagensis DNA segment encodes these proteins:
- a CDS encoding DUF4382 domain-containing protein → MNKNSLTRLVSSVLLAAAFLGLGQMQGCSGDGSTSANTGTLRVGITDSPAFPNLDSVHLTIDKVVVVPTGKEGLADNDPALPVIAAFPGGVGVDILNLHFLPQILGTTAIPAGSYSQVRLILAPNSPTLNNYVTLSAAPAQKLPLTTPSAQESGLKIKGNFTVTAGALNTVVLDFNPNEAIVFAGNSGNINLKPTGVRIIQVFNALTNAGSLSGTIRSPQFAPWSSATVTVVPRDPAGSAVTSGVVFSNFSSPSVWKTAFSAFVPPNNSAVMPSAHYRVFVRAFRDTLSTVPTFNLYSSPLLTVTGGVDTAVPPNGLVQLGP, encoded by the coding sequence ATGAATAAGAATTCCCTAACGCGCCTTGTATCGTCGGTTCTTCTTGCAGCGGCTTTTCTGGGGCTTGGGCAGATGCAGGGATGCAGCGGAGACGGTTCCACATCCGCCAACACGGGGACGCTCCGGGTCGGGATCACGGACAGCCCCGCCTTCCCGAATTTGGACAGTGTCCATTTGACGATCGACAAGGTGGTGGTTGTCCCGACCGGCAAGGAAGGCCTGGCGGATAACGATCCCGCCCTGCCGGTGATCGCCGCCTTCCCGGGAGGCGTAGGCGTCGACATCCTCAACCTGCATTTCCTGCCGCAGATCCTGGGGACCACCGCAATCCCCGCCGGCAGCTACAGCCAGGTCCGCCTCATACTGGCGCCCAACAGCCCGACGCTCAACAACTATGTCACCCTGTCGGCCGCCCCCGCCCAGAAGCTTCCCCTGACCACACCGAGCGCCCAGGAGAGCGGGCTCAAGATCAAGGGCAACTTCACGGTAACGGCAGGGGCCCTGAATACCGTCGTCCTCGACTTCAACCCGAATGAAGCGATTGTCTTTGCGGGAAATTCAGGTAATATCAACCTCAAACCGACCGGCGTCCGCATCATCCAGGTTTTCAACGCCCTGACCAATGCCGGTTCACTATCGGGAACGATCCGCTCGCCGCAGTTCGCTCCGTGGTCGAGCGCCACCGTGACGGTTGTGCCCCGCGACCCCGCCGGGAGCGCGGTCACCTCCGGGGTCGTCTTCAGCAACTTCAGCAGCCCGAGCGTCTGGAAGACGGCCTTCAGCGCGTTTGTGCCGCCGAACAACAGCGCCGTCATGCCCTCGGCGCACTACCGGGTGTTCGTGCGAGCGTTCAGGGACACGCTGTCGACGGTCCCCACGTTCAACCTCTACTCCTCGCCACTCCTGACCGTGACCGGGGGGGTTGATACGGCTGTCCCGCCAAACGGCCTCGTCCAGCTCGGGCCGTAG
- a CDS encoding sigma-54-dependent Fis family transcriptional regulator, which yields MKIESLDLRELLSFDPKGGVIQLMGQRALLFDAAAMGLLRKELIDTLGTFAARSILTRFGYAYGWRAAENIQSTFPEVWRDARGKAGPKFHSLTGLVNVTLNIRTNGEGDEPLVDSTWDDSYEAEQHLLHIGRAEEPVCWTLVGYASGFVSHIEGREVYFIEDRCCGKGDATCHVVGRFKEKWGAEIEPHLLYYRMESSSAILKELSDKLRCTEKRLKRRQEQLEFLEGVEDTSPFIMARSQAMRDVVDIARRVAKVDSSVLITGDSGVGKERMARFIHDQSARVSRPFVAVNCGALTETLLESELFGHAKGAFTGADKDRLGLFEAATGGTLFLDEIGEVSPAMQVKLLRALQEREVRRVGENRSRAIDVRVVAATNRNLTDELNAGHFRQDLYYRLRVIEVRVPPLRERSEDILPLARFYLNKITRNQGCDITGFTPSAAAQLLRYEWPGNVRELQNAVEYAVALCQGNQIDIADLPCELRALSLKPVVSGCIRPLDEIERDYILGVLHAVGDNKARAAEELNIGLATLYRKLKEYETR from the coding sequence TTTCGTTCGACCCCAAGGGCGGGGTGATACAGCTCATGGGACAAAGGGCGCTTCTGTTCGATGCTGCCGCCATGGGACTGCTCCGCAAGGAACTGATCGATACCTTGGGAACGTTCGCCGCGCGGAGCATTCTCACCCGCTTCGGCTATGCCTACGGCTGGCGGGCTGCCGAGAACATCCAATCGACCTTCCCGGAGGTATGGCGGGATGCACGGGGAAAAGCGGGACCGAAGTTCCATTCATTGACAGGCCTGGTCAATGTCACGCTCAACATACGAACCAATGGGGAAGGCGACGAACCGCTGGTCGACTCGACATGGGATGACAGCTACGAAGCCGAGCAGCACCTTCTGCATATCGGGCGGGCGGAGGAACCGGTTTGCTGGACGCTGGTCGGCTACGCCAGCGGGTTTGTGTCCCATATAGAAGGCCGGGAGGTGTATTTCATCGAAGACCGGTGCTGCGGCAAGGGGGATGCCACATGCCACGTTGTGGGGCGTTTCAAAGAAAAATGGGGGGCGGAGATCGAACCCCATCTTCTCTATTATCGGATGGAATCCTCTTCGGCAATCTTGAAGGAGTTGAGCGACAAACTGCGTTGTACGGAAAAACGACTGAAGAGGCGGCAAGAGCAGCTCGAGTTTCTCGAGGGCGTGGAAGACACCTCCCCGTTCATCATGGCCCGGAGCCAGGCGATGCGGGATGTGGTGGACATCGCCCGGCGTGTCGCCAAGGTCGACTCTTCGGTGCTCATAACCGGGGATAGCGGCGTCGGCAAGGAGCGCATGGCCCGTTTCATACATGACCAATCGGCGCGGGTATCCCGGCCATTTGTGGCCGTAAACTGCGGCGCGCTCACGGAAACGCTGCTGGAGAGCGAGCTGTTCGGCCATGCGAAGGGGGCATTTACCGGGGCGGACAAGGACCGTCTGGGGCTCTTCGAGGCGGCTACCGGCGGCACGCTGTTCCTGGATGAGATCGGCGAGGTGTCCCCGGCCATGCAGGTCAAGCTGCTGCGCGCCCTCCAGGAGCGGGAGGTGCGGCGGGTAGGCGAGAACAGGTCCCGCGCCATCGACGTGCGGGTCGTGGCCGCCACGAATCGCAACCTGACCGACGAGCTGAACGCCGGGCATTTCCGCCAGGATCTTTACTATCGCCTGAGAGTGATCGAGGTGCGGGTTCCCCCACTGCGCGAGCGCTCTGAAGACATCCTTCCCTTGGCGCGTTTTTACCTCAATAAGATCACTCGCAATCAAGGGTGCGACATAACCGGGTTCACTCCGAGCGCCGCCGCTCAGCTGCTCCGTTACGAATGGCCGGGCAATGTCCGGGAACTGCAGAACGCCGTCGAGTATGCCGTTGCCTTGTGCCAGGGCAATCAAATCGACATCGCCGACCTGCCATGCGAGTTGCGGGCCCTGTCATTGAAACCGGTGGTCTCGGGCTGCATCCGTCCTCTGGATGAAATAGAGCGTGACTATATCCTGGGGGTGCTGCACGCCGTTGGCGACAACAAGGCACGGGCCGCGGAGGAACTGAATATCGGCCTGGCCACGCTCTACCGGAAGCTCAAGGAGTACGAAACGCGGTAA
- a CDS encoding type II secretion system protein, with protein MKKMLNQNGFTFLAALMIVVIMGIMLGLTGQPWKTIMKREREQELLFRGLQIRSAIMAWNAKSAKVTPLNDLKDLLLDPTSLEKKKYLRQLYKDPMTGKDWTLIRDKTGVKGIIGVASTSNDVPLKTSFSEYSGLDTFTDKKKYSEWRFVFGTDPGPDLTTITPQSP; from the coding sequence ATGAAAAAGATGCTCAACCAAAACGGTTTTACCTTCCTGGCCGCGCTGATGATCGTGGTCATCATGGGGATTATGCTCGGTCTTACCGGGCAGCCGTGGAAAACGATCATGAAGCGCGAGCGGGAACAGGAGCTGCTCTTCCGCGGCCTCCAGATCAGAAGCGCCATTATGGCCTGGAACGCAAAATCTGCAAAAGTGACTCCGCTCAACGACCTGAAAGACCTGTTGCTGGACCCCACTTCCCTGGAGAAGAAGAAATATCTGCGGCAACTCTATAAAGACCCCATGACCGGCAAGGATTGGACGCTCATTAGAGACAAGACCGGCGTGAAGGGGATTATCGGGGTGGCCAGCACCAGCAACGATGTGCCGCTCAAGACCTCGTTCTCGGAATACTCCGGCCTCGACACCTTTACCGACAAAAAAAAGTACAGCGAATGGCGTTTCGTGTTCGGGACCGATCCGGGGCCGGACCTGACGACTATCACCCCCCAGTCCCCGTGA